A DNA window from Brassica napus cultivar Da-Ae chromosome C1, Da-Ae, whole genome shotgun sequence contains the following coding sequences:
- the LOC106379723 gene encoding uncharacterized protein LOC106379723: MILKPLHVELTILSRFVAMSEELPKRLFKEGEEPRVTQINNNCRIDYIIRKFQAWLPKELDVVKKDPVFHQIFKLHENGLGYSARVIHSFLCRELVTFLQHELWFVFARRPLRFSLQEFHAVTGFECDTHISLEEFEEWKYDGGFWSKVLRRKDGTITLFNLWTKDKEAVKKWRNADRIRLVYLAIILCVVLARDEKANIPLKYIAVVMDLDRVRRYPWGVAAYDLLCKSIAKNRSQLKEKTTSYVLDGFSYALQIWAMEAVPKIGKLCGKKLDKGFKDGPRCINWMGAAKVSYEEIIRLEEIITPKDDIYPYISWTGNYDVVKAQAFRRDDDVEDDRINVLMEMIKKGHDFSEHVWETEENEVISLSLDDESAVNDEASVNVEAAESDDDFQTPKGSKNVGSRSKRGKKRLPDRGMEKRKHKVLASGAKQAPFNEDMKAFMTQLFEHNFSGMEQRIQKQMAETFEQMRTELKQSRKEASVEVELGEPSPTKPSTSQAPLRRSTRGVNKH, translated from the exons ATGATATTGAAACCTTTACATGTTGAACTAACAATTTTGTCACGGTTTGTAGCTATGTCTGAGGAGCTACCGAAGAGGCTTTTTAAGGAGGGCGAGGAGCCCCGAGTTACTCAGATCAACAACAACTGCAGGATCGACTACATAATCCGAAAGTTCCAAGCGTGGCTGCCAAAGGAGTTGGATGTCGTGAAGAAAGACCCGGTTTTTCATCAGATTTTTAAGCTCCATGAGAATGGTCTTGGATACTCTGCCAGGGTGATACACAGCTTCTTGTGTAGGGAGCTGGTGACTTTCTTACAGCACGAGCTATGGTTTGTCTTTGCGAGGAGACCGCTTCGATTCTCATTGCAAGAGTTCCACGCCGTAACCGGGTTTGAATGCGATACTCATATCTCGCTTGAGGAGTTTGAAGAGTGGAAATATGATGGTGGTTTCTGGAGCAAGGTTTTGAGGAGAAAAGATGGAACAATTACACTCTTCAACCTGTGGACTAAGGACAAGGAAGCTGTAAAGAAGTGGAGGAATGCAGATCGCATACGTCTTGTCTACTTGGCGATCATTCTTTGTGTGGTATTGGCGAGAGATGAGAAGGCTAATATCCCCCTGAAGTACATCGCGGTGGTCATGGATCTTGACAGAGTTCGAAGGTATCCTTGGGGAGTTGCTGCTTATGACCTTCTCTGCAAATCAATAGCCAAAAATCGTTCCCAACTGAAGGAAAAGACCACTAGCTATGTCTTGGATGGCTTCTCATACGCCTTGcagatttgggcaatggaagcGGTACCAAAAATTGGGAAGCTTTGTGGAAAAAAGCtggataagggtttcaaggACGGTCCTAGATGCATAAACTGGATGGGAGCTGCGAAGGTGTCATATGAGGAGATCATTCGCTTGGAGGAGATTATTACACCCAAg GATGACATCTACCCATACATCTCATGGACAGGAAATTATGATGTTGTCAAAGCTCAGGCGTTTCGCAGAGATGATGATGTGGAGGATGATAGAATCAATGTTCTGATGGAGATGATAAAGAAGGGGCATGATTTTAGTGAGCATGTTTGGGAaactgaagaaaatgaagtgatTTCTTTATCTCTCGATGACGAATCAGCTGTGAATGATGAAGCAAGCGTGAATGTTGAAGCAGCCGAGAGTGATGACGACTTTCAGACTCCGAAAGGATCAAAAAACGTTGGTTCTAGATCAAAGAGGGGTAAAAAGAGGCTTCCCGATCGTGGTATGGAGAAGAGAAAGCATAAGGTTCTCGCAAGTGGTGCAAAGCAAGCTCCTTTTAATGAAGACATGAAGGCTTTTATGACACAGTTGTTTGAGCACAACTTCTCTGGAATGGAACAAAGGATACAGAAACAGATGGCCGAGACATTTGAGCAGATGCGGACAGAGCTTAAACAATCACGTAAGGAAGCCAGCGTTGAAGTTGAGCTTGGAGAGCCTTCACCGACAAAGCCATCGACGAGCCAGGCACCGTTGAGGAGGTCCACACGCGGGGTAAACAAACACTag